The Haloferax sp. Atlit-12N region GCCGACGAGGACGGCCGAGAGCAGCGAGGGAGTCACCGCCGCCCTCCGAACGCGAGGCCGAGCGCGGCGGCGGCAAAGCCGAGCACGTAGTTCGCGCCGACGTTGAGCGCGCCGCCCATCGGCGACAGCGACGCGGTCTGGACGGCGAACGTGCTGTACGTCGTGAACGACGAGAGGAGCCCGGTCCCAAAGAACAACTGCGCTCGGCGGGAGGAGACCGACGTGATGAACGTCCCGAGGGCGAAGCTTCCGAGGACGTTCACCGCGAGCGTGCCGCCCGCGCCGGGAATCGCGACGGAGACGCCATAGCGCAGGAGCGCCCCGGCGAAGCCGCCGAGGGCGACCAACACCAGTTCCGAGCGGTCCATACGACAGTTCTCCGGGGAGCCTACTCCATGGTTTCGGAACGTCCACGCTCGGGAACCGCCCGCGGCGTCGCGCCGCCATCTGGCGTCTCTCGGGGACGCACCCGCACGTCG contains the following coding sequences:
- a CDS encoding CrcB family protein, which gives rise to MDRSELVLVALGGFAGALLRYGVSVAIPGAGGTLAVNVLGSFALGTFITSVSSRRAQLFFGTGLLSSFTTYSTFAVQTASLSPMGGALNVGANYVLGFAAAALGLAFGGRR